A section of the Oryza sativa Japonica Group chromosome 1, ASM3414082v1 genome encodes:
- the LOC107276840 gene encoding heavy metal-associated isoprenylated plant protein 35, with translation MSRWWGASRHQGRKMEGRMASSSSPIPIPSLSPPSSHQRSPPLTPRLLAHACGRKVMKAISLKGVLRTEINPSLDKVTVVGDVDSRVLVQKLSKVGKIAEVMAPPPPSPAAPSEEGKKSNSNGGEKPTSPADEKSARKDEGKDGKGNKSPATAAACKQECSKCTARKEAATRADEAGRAGGKTASSKDATTKSSGDGDKSEPAAVAVEYQYHHHYNWAEPAMVVPVHLPYFAANATPYYAGGYYPMPPPMSVLRHPS, from the exons ATGAGCCGATGGTGGGGAGCAAGCAGGCATcaagggaggaagatggaggGCAGGATGGCAAGCTCGAGCTCACCGATTCcaatcccctctctctcgcctcCGTCTTCTCACCAGCGGTCTCCTCCCCTTACTCCCCGTCTCCTTGCTCATGCTTGcgggaggaaggtgatgaaagCCATAAGCCTGAAAG GCGTGCTGAGGACTGAGATCAACCCGTCGCTCGACAAGGTGACCGTCGTCGGTGACGTGGACAGCAGGGTGCTCGTCCAGAAGCTCTCGAAGGTCGGCAAGATCGCCGAggtgatggcgccgccgccgccgtcaccggctGCGCCTTCGGAAGAAGGCAAGAAGAGCAACAGCAATGGCGGCGAGAagccgacctcgccggcggacGAGAAGAGCGCGCGCAAAGACGAAGGCAAGGACGGCAAAGGCAACAAGtcgccagcgacggcggcggcgtgcaagCAGGAATGCAGCAAGTGCACGGCCAGGAAGGAAGCCGCCACACGCGCCGACGAGGCTGGCCGCGCCGGTGGGAAGACGGCATCGTCCAAAGACGCCACCACCaagagcagcggcgacggcgacaaatCTGAACcagcggcggtggcagtggAGTACCAGTACCACCACCACTACAACTGGGCGGAGCCGGCCATGGTGGTGCCGGTTCACCTCCCGTACTTCGCAGCGAATGCGACGCCGTACTACGCCGGAGGCTACTacccgatgccgccgccgatgtCGGTGCTCCGTCACCCTTCTTAG
- the LOC4327306 gene encoding protein NDL2, translating to MGDSSRSVSIDVERISFGGKEHRVRTRYGSVSVSVFGDEDKPALITYPDVALNYMSCFQGLFFCPEAASLLLHNFCIYHITPQGHELGAAPISSDVPVPSVDELVDQVADVLDFFGLGSVMCLGVTAGAYILTLFATKYRDRVIGLMLVSPLCKAPSWSEWLYNKVLLNLLYYYGSRGLVKECLLQRYFSTEVRGNGQDPESEIVQACRSLLHERQGSNVWRFLQAINERHDLTEALKKLQCRTLIFVGENSQFHDDAVHMTTKLDRRYCALVEVQACGSLVTEEQPHAMLIPMEYFLMGYGLYRPSQLDSSPRSTLNPFCISPELLSPESMGVKLKPIKTRISLKV from the exons ATGGGGGACTCGAGCCGGTCGGTGTCCATCGACGTGGAGCGGATCTCCTTCGGCGGCAAG GAACACCGAGTGCGAACCAGATATGGCTCTGTATCTGTTTCTGTATTTGGAGATGAAGACAAGCCGGCGCTCATAACATACCCGGATGTAGCTCTAAATT atATGTCTTGCTTTCAAGGATTGTTCTTCTGCCCAGAGGCCGCGTCGCTGTTGCTTCACAATTTTTGTATTTACCACATCACTCCTCAAGGTCATGAG TTGGGAGCGGCTCCAATTTCATCCGATGTGCCCGTGCCATCTGTTGATGAGCTTGTGGATCAAGTCGCGGATGTTCTTGATTTCTTCGG ATTAGGATCTGTGATGTGTTTGGGTGTCACTGCCGGTGCCTACATTCTCACCCTCTTTGCA ACAAAATACCGGGATAGAGTGATTGGCCTTATGCTAGTTTCGCCGCTATGCAAAGCCCCTTCTTGGAGCGAGTGGTTGTACAATAAG gtattattaaacttgctttaCTATTATGGGAGTCGTGGGCTAGTCAAGGAATGCTTGCTTCAGCGGTATTTTAGCACG GAAGTTCGTGGGAATGGACAAGACCCTGAATCAGAGATTGTGCAAGCCTGTAGAAGT TTACTTCATGAGCGACAGGGATCTAATGTATGGCGATTCCTTCAGGCGATAAACGA GAGACATGACCTGACGGAAGCGTTGAAGAAGCTTCAGTGTCGGACACTGATTTTTGTGGGAGAGAACTCACAGTTCCACGACGACGCAGTCCATATGACCACAAAGCTAGACCGGAGATATTGCGCCCTAGTCGAG GTTCAGGCATGCGGGTCACTCGTCACCGAGGAGCAACCGCACGCGATGTTGATCCCCATGGAGTACTTCCTCATGGGATATGGGCTCTACAGACCTTCCCAGCTGGATAGCAGCCCCCGGAGCACACTGAACCCATTCTGTATATCGCCTGAACTTCTGTCACCGGAGAGCATGGGAGTGAAGCTGAAGCCCATCAAGACTCGGATCTCGCTCAAAGTTTAG